Proteins co-encoded in one Sphingopyxis sp. BE259 genomic window:
- the pyrE gene encoding orotate phosphoribosyltransferase, with translation MTDDEILAEFRAADALLQGHFLLSSGRHSEYYLQCARVLMDTERAGRLAVALAAKLPRELKQAIDVVVSPAMGGVIIGHEMGRALGKPAIFVERPTGTFELRRGFTIEPGAKVLMVEDVVTTGLSSREAMACVAAAGGEVIAEAALVDRSAGSNVDLGVPFYPLVAINFPTYAADALPPELAATEAIKPGSRAN, from the coding sequence ATGACCGATGACGAAATCCTGGCCGAATTCCGCGCCGCCGACGCCCTGCTCCAGGGCCATTTCCTGTTGTCGTCGGGGCGTCACAGCGAATATTATCTGCAATGCGCGCGCGTGCTGATGGATACGGAACGCGCCGGGCGGCTCGCCGTAGCGCTCGCCGCCAAGCTGCCGCGTGAGCTGAAACAGGCGATCGACGTCGTGGTGTCTCCCGCGATGGGCGGCGTCATCATCGGCCATGAAATGGGCCGCGCGCTCGGCAAGCCCGCGATCTTCGTCGAGCGCCCGACCGGCACCTTCGAACTGCGCCGCGGCTTTACCATCGAACCCGGCGCCAAAGTGTTGATGGTTGAGGATGTCGTGACCACCGGCCTGTCCTCGCGCGAAGCGATGGCCTGCGTCGCGGCAGCGGGCGGCGAAGTGATTGCCGAGGCGGCGCTCGTCGATCGCTCGGCGGGCAGTAATGTCGACCTCGGCGTCCCCTTCTATCCCCTCGTCGCGATCAACTTCCCGACCTATGCCGCCGACGCGCTGCCGCCCGAGCTGGCCGCAACCGAAGCGATCAAACCCGGGAGCCGTGCGAATTGA